Proteins from one Streptomyces sp. 840.1 genomic window:
- a CDS encoding GH92 family glycosyl hydrolase: MHRTPRPRLRGPAAALAAAALLGGVLTTGATAEAMPRDGRLTDLVNPFIGTQNEGNTYPGASVPFGMVQLSPDTGHNTGYDYGENHIRGFSAVHLSGVGCGLGGDLPTLPTTGDVTETDYGKYAAEFSHDDETASPGYYKVGLKTGIDAELTASRRTGVQRYTFPATDKANVLLNAGQSLHKTLSSEVEILDSRTVRTAITGSGFCQDTKPYTVYTVTHFDRPFTTSGTWNGDTVTEGSKKSSATDARNGAWLRFDTSKDRTVEATTALSYVDARGAALNLRAEGGRSFDHVERAAQRDWEDRLEGVKAQGGSDELRRTFYSSLYRSFLAPNIGSDVDGRYTGWDQKKHRAVDANGTFTYYQNWSLWDTYRTQAQLLSLLAPRESRDMAISVLRIDAESGWLPKWGYGTVETNIMTGDPVTPFLTNAYQQGLLKGYEEQAYRALKKNADGVPPTDSAPVGREANAEYLKDGFAPYVKDRPHAKPGDSDYDHGASATLEYALSDGMLAEMARDLGHKADAARYGARAQNYRKIFDPSTGFFRARDAAGAFTGPVDPAESEGFHEGTSWQYQWMVPQDIPGMVDLIGGKDAANQRLDSFFAYDKLLADPAKTAREVWVNGPYAYYNADKYNPQNEPDLIAPYTYLSTGQPWKTTDVVHAALTLFTNGPTGMTGNDDLGTMSAWMVLSSIGVFPVQPGTDTWGLSTPAFERVDIKLDRKYYARGALTVSAPGASDTDRYIQSARLDGAKQTRTYLTTHDIRSARSLSFTVGGVPSAWGTSPEDAPPALG; this comes from the coding sequence ATGCACCGGACCCCACGGCCGCGACTGCGCGGCCCGGCGGCCGCTCTCGCGGCCGCCGCGCTCCTGGGCGGTGTCCTCACCACGGGGGCCACGGCTGAGGCCATGCCGCGCGACGGCCGGCTGACCGATCTGGTCAACCCGTTCATCGGCACCCAGAACGAGGGCAACACCTACCCCGGCGCCTCCGTGCCCTTCGGCATGGTGCAGCTCTCCCCGGACACCGGCCACAACACCGGTTACGACTACGGCGAGAACCACATCCGTGGCTTCTCCGCCGTCCACCTCTCCGGCGTCGGCTGCGGACTGGGCGGGGACCTGCCGACCCTGCCCACCACCGGCGACGTCACCGAGACCGACTACGGCAAGTACGCGGCCGAGTTCAGCCACGACGACGAGACGGCGAGCCCCGGCTACTACAAGGTCGGGCTCAAGACCGGCATCGACGCCGAGCTGACCGCCTCCAGGCGGACCGGGGTCCAGCGTTACACCTTCCCGGCCACCGACAAGGCCAACGTCCTGCTCAACGCCGGGCAGTCGCTGCACAAGACACTGTCCTCCGAGGTCGAGATCCTCGACAGCCGCACCGTGCGCACCGCGATCACCGGCAGCGGCTTCTGCCAGGACACCAAGCCGTACACGGTCTATACCGTCACCCACTTCGACCGGCCCTTCACCACCTCCGGCACCTGGAACGGCGACACCGTCACCGAGGGCTCGAAGAAGTCCTCCGCCACCGACGCCCGCAACGGCGCCTGGCTGCGCTTCGACACCAGCAAGGACCGCACCGTCGAGGCCACCACCGCGCTGAGCTACGTCGACGCCAGGGGCGCCGCGCTCAACCTCCGCGCCGAGGGCGGCCGCAGCTTCGACCACGTCGAGCGCGCCGCGCAGCGCGACTGGGAGGACCGCCTCGAAGGCGTGAAGGCGCAAGGAGGCAGCGACGAGCTCCGCCGCACCTTCTACTCCTCCCTCTACCGGTCCTTCCTGGCGCCCAACATCGGCAGCGACGTCGACGGCCGCTACACGGGCTGGGACCAGAAGAAGCACAGGGCCGTCGATGCCAACGGGACGTTCACGTACTACCAGAACTGGTCGCTCTGGGACACCTACCGCACCCAGGCCCAGCTCCTCTCGCTGCTCGCCCCGCGCGAGTCCCGCGACATGGCCATCTCCGTCCTGCGGATCGACGCCGAGAGCGGCTGGCTGCCCAAGTGGGGCTACGGCACGGTCGAGACGAACATCATGACCGGCGACCCGGTCACCCCCTTCCTCACCAACGCCTACCAGCAGGGACTGCTGAAGGGCTACGAGGAGCAGGCGTACCGCGCGCTGAAGAAGAACGCGGACGGTGTGCCGCCCACGGACTCCGCGCCGGTCGGCCGGGAGGCCAACGCCGAGTACCTCAAGGACGGCTTCGCCCCGTACGTCAAGGACCGTCCGCACGCCAAGCCCGGCGACTCGGACTACGACCACGGCGCATCGGCGACCCTGGAGTACGCGCTGTCCGACGGCATGCTCGCCGAGATGGCCCGGGACCTCGGCCACAAGGCCGACGCCGCCCGCTACGGGGCCCGCGCGCAGAACTACCGGAAGATCTTCGACCCGTCGACCGGCTTCTTCCGCGCCCGCGACGCCGCCGGAGCCTTCACCGGCCCCGTCGATCCGGCCGAGAGCGAGGGCTTCCACGAGGGCACGTCCTGGCAGTACCAGTGGATGGTGCCGCAGGACATCCCCGGCATGGTCGACCTGATCGGCGGCAAGGACGCCGCCAACCAGCGCCTCGACTCCTTCTTCGCCTACGACAAGCTGCTGGCCGACCCCGCGAAGACCGCCCGTGAGGTCTGGGTCAACGGCCCGTACGCGTACTACAACGCCGACAAGTACAACCCGCAGAACGAGCCCGACCTCATCGCCCCGTACACCTACCTCTCCACCGGCCAGCCGTGGAAGACGACGGACGTGGTCCACGCGGCCCTGACGCTCTTCACCAACGGCCCGACCGGCATGACGGGCAACGACGACCTGGGCACCATGTCCGCCTGGATGGTGCTGTCCTCGATCGGGGTCTTCCCGGTCCAGCCCGGCACCGACACCTGGGGCCTGTCCACGCCCGCGTTCGAGCGCGTCGACATCAAGCTCGACCGCAAGTACTACGCCCGCGGCGCGCTCACCGTCAGCGCCCCCGGCGCCTCGGACACCGACCGCTACATCCAGTCGGCCCGGCTCGACGGCGCGAAGCAGACGCGCACCTACCTGACCACACACGACATCCGCTCGGCCCGTTCGCTCTCCTTCACGGTGGGCGGCGTACCGTCGGCCTGGGGCACCTCCCCCGAGGATGCCCCGCCCGCGCTCGGCTGA
- a CDS encoding RNA polymerase sigma factor SigF yields the protein MAATTEQTGGVLDAARSFSEQTGIRTEPGTAELPWIEDTGKVAPKDARALSKLFLDRLQVLEEGTHEYQYARNTLIEMNLSLVRYAAARFRNRGGDDTEDIIQVGTIGLIKAIDRFDLSREVEFATFAVPYIVGEIKRFFRDTTWAVHVPRRLQELRVDLAKAKEQLSAKLDRDPTVKELAEFIDLPEEEIIEGLVAANGYSAGSLDSPSAETDSGSDQRSFAEMIGEADPGMETVENLHTLAPLLEQLDERERSIVRMRFGQEMTQAQIGAELGVSQMHVSRLLARIVKQLRAGMSVEA from the coding sequence ATGGCGGCCACGACGGAGCAGACCGGCGGAGTTCTTGATGCCGCACGCTCGTTCTCGGAGCAGACCGGCATCCGCACGGAGCCCGGCACTGCGGAGCTGCCGTGGATCGAGGACACCGGAAAGGTGGCTCCGAAGGACGCCCGCGCCCTGTCGAAGCTGTTCCTCGACCGGCTGCAGGTCCTCGAAGAGGGCACCCACGAGTACCAGTACGCCCGTAACACCCTCATCGAGATGAATCTCTCACTGGTGCGGTACGCCGCCGCGCGGTTCCGCAACCGCGGTGGCGACGACACCGAGGACATCATCCAGGTGGGCACCATCGGGCTGATCAAGGCGATCGACCGCTTCGACCTCTCGCGCGAAGTCGAGTTCGCCACCTTCGCGGTCCCCTACATCGTCGGGGAGATCAAGCGCTTCTTCCGGGACACGACGTGGGCGGTGCACGTGCCGCGGCGGCTCCAGGAACTCCGCGTCGACCTGGCGAAGGCCAAGGAGCAGCTCTCCGCGAAGCTCGACCGTGATCCGACCGTCAAGGAGCTCGCCGAATTCATCGACCTTCCCGAGGAAGAGATCATCGAGGGGCTCGTCGCGGCCAACGGCTATTCGGCGGGGTCCCTGGACTCCCCCTCGGCCGAGACCGATTCCGGGAGCGACCAGCGGTCGTTCGCCGAGATGATCGGCGAGGCCGACCCGGGGATGGAGACCGTCGAGAACCTCCACACGCTGGCACCGCTGCTGGAACAGCTCGACGAGCGCGAGCGCAGCATTGTGCGGATGCGCTTCGGCCAGGAGATGACGCAGGCCCAGATCGGTGCCGAGCTCGGCGTCTCGCAGATGCACGTCTCACGGCTGCTCGCCCGCATCGTCAAGCAGTTGCGCGCCGGGATGTCCGTCGAGGCCTGA
- a CDS encoding STAS domain-containing protein, translating into MRIVPRQDRGALVLGVTGDLDMDNVAPLGAALESAAAAGDGPVVVDLSDVSFADSTTVNVLLQGQTLLGPRLRLAEPSPFMERLIGVLGLDSALPVFATVAEAIGPPLPL; encoded by the coding sequence ATGAGAATCGTCCCACGCCAGGACCGGGGAGCGCTGGTCCTCGGCGTGACCGGTGACCTCGACATGGACAACGTCGCCCCGCTGGGCGCGGCGCTGGAGAGCGCGGCGGCGGCCGGGGACGGTCCCGTCGTCGTGGATCTCTCTGACGTGAGTTTCGCGGACTCGACGACGGTGAACGTGCTGCTCCAGGGGCAGACCCTGCTGGGTCCCCGGCTGCGGCTCGCGGAGCCGTCCCCCTTCATGGAGCGGCTCATCGGGGTGCTGGGCCTCGACAGCGCACTGCCGGTCTTCGCGACCGTCGCCGAGGCGATCGGCCCTCCGCTCCCCCTCTGA
- a CDS encoding ATP-binding protein — translation MNEQAISRPDDSPRSRPPTEALHAAEVFDGEPGCIALARGLADRFLARLVSEWMAVLGTHTRNDLMLAVSELVTNADRYSHGPYLLELEGTAERISVTVYDSSSALPVFYAPDPSRLGGHGMEIVVALCDRLTAERVPVGKRIRAEFTLSS, via the coding sequence ATGAACGAACAGGCCATCTCCCGGCCGGACGACTCCCCGAGGAGCCGTCCGCCCACGGAGGCACTGCACGCCGCCGAGGTGTTCGACGGCGAGCCGGGGTGCATTGCCCTGGCGCGAGGCCTGGCCGACCGATTTCTCGCGCGGCTCGTCTCCGAGTGGATGGCCGTGCTCGGCACGCACACCCGCAACGATCTGATGCTGGCCGTGAGCGAGCTGGTCACCAATGCCGACCGCTACAGCCACGGCCCCTACCTGCTGGAGCTCGAGGGCACCGCGGAGCGGATCAGCGTGACGGTGTACGACAGCAGCAGCGCGCTGCCGGTCTTCTACGCCCCTGACCCGAGCCGGCTGGGCGGCCACGGCATGGAGATCGTGGTGGCCCTGTGCGACCGGCTGACGGCGGAGCGGGTGCCCGTCGGCAAGCGCATCCGCGCCGAGTTCACGCTCAGCAGCTGA
- a CDS encoding MFS transporter: MANSNPTGPATATVTTRIPARLDRLPWSRWHWMIVIGLGTVWILDGLEVTVVGNIASRLSEDGSGLPISAGQVTGIAAAMYVAGACSGALVFGWLTDRYGRKKLFLITLAVYLLATALTAVSFSVWWFFLFRFFTGFGIGGEYAAINSAIDELIPSKYRGRVDLIINGSFWLGAVAGSLLSVLALNTSVFPKDVGWRLTFALGVVLGLVILLVRRHVPESPRWMFIHGRDEDAETLVAEVEREVESQTGRKLPEAGTSITVEQRGGIGFGLIARTVFRSYPKRAVLGFSLFIGQAFLYNAVTFGFGSILVTFFDVSSGATGYYFAVIAACNFLGPLLLSRFFDTAGRKPMIAGTYLLSGVLLLVTAWFFNSGWLSAVTMTACWCVVLFFASAGASSAYLTVSEIFPMETRAMAIAFFYAIGTAAGGISGPLVFAELTQSGVRADTALAFCIGAVLMIAAGLVACFFAVAAEGRSLEDIAAPLSAREDAGGSGTKPSTAPSGEAG; encoded by the coding sequence ATGGCGAACAGCAATCCCACAGGCCCGGCGACCGCCACTGTCACGACCAGGATTCCGGCGAGACTGGACAGGCTCCCCTGGTCCAGGTGGCACTGGATGATCGTGATCGGGCTCGGGACGGTCTGGATCCTGGACGGCCTGGAGGTCACGGTCGTCGGCAACATCGCGAGCCGGCTGTCCGAGGACGGCAGCGGTCTGCCCATCAGCGCCGGGCAGGTAACCGGGATCGCCGCGGCCATGTACGTCGCGGGGGCGTGCTCGGGCGCGCTGGTCTTCGGGTGGCTCACCGACCGCTACGGCAGGAAGAAGCTCTTCCTGATCACGCTCGCCGTCTACCTCCTGGCGACGGCACTCACCGCGGTCTCCTTCTCGGTCTGGTGGTTCTTCCTCTTCCGGTTCTTCACCGGCTTCGGAATCGGAGGGGAGTACGCCGCGATCAACTCGGCCATCGACGAACTCATTCCGAGCAAGTACCGGGGACGTGTCGACCTCATCATCAACGGCAGCTTCTGGCTCGGTGCCGTGGCCGGATCGCTGCTCTCCGTGCTGGCCCTGAACACGTCCGTCTTCCCGAAGGACGTCGGCTGGCGGCTCACATTCGCCCTGGGCGTCGTCCTCGGCCTCGTCATCCTCCTCGTGCGCCGCCACGTGCCGGAGAGTCCCCGCTGGATGTTCATCCACGGCCGCGACGAGGACGCGGAGACGCTCGTGGCCGAGGTGGAACGCGAGGTGGAGTCACAGACGGGACGGAAGCTCCCGGAAGCAGGGACAAGCATCACCGTCGAGCAGCGCGGCGGGATCGGCTTCGGGCTGATCGCCAGGACCGTCTTCAGGTCCTACCCGAAACGGGCCGTGCTGGGCTTCTCGCTCTTCATCGGGCAGGCGTTCCTCTACAACGCCGTCACCTTCGGCTTCGGCTCGATCCTCGTCACGTTCTTCGACGTGTCGAGCGGCGCCACCGGCTACTACTTCGCCGTCATCGCCGCCTGCAACTTCCTCGGACCGCTTCTGCTCAGCCGGTTCTTCGACACCGCGGGGCGCAAACCCATGATCGCCGGGACGTACCTGCTGTCCGGTGTCCTGCTCCTGGTCACCGCGTGGTTCTTCAACAGCGGCTGGCTCTCGGCCGTCACCATGACCGCCTGCTGGTGTGTCGTGCTGTTCTTCGCGTCCGCCGGTGCCAGCTCCGCCTACCTGACCGTCAGCGAGATCTTCCCGATGGAGACCCGCGCGATGGCGATCGCCTTCTTCTACGCCATCGGCACCGCCGCCGGCGGAATCTCCGGACCCCTGGTCTTCGCCGAGCTCACGCAGAGCGGTGTGCGGGCCGACACCGCGCTGGCCTTCTGTATCGGAGCCGTGCTCATGATCGCGGCCGGGCTGGTGGCCTGCTTCTTCGCCGTGGCGGCGGAGGGCCGGTCCCTCGAGGACATCGCCGCGCCGCTGAGCGCCCGGGAGGATGCGGGCGGAAGCGGCACGAAGCCCTCCACCGCGCCGTCGGGCGAAGCCGGCTGA
- a CDS encoding CHASE3 domain-containing protein, which translates to MASDSPTDAPMLPGRLARLSVQNWVHLILACFVVVVCGCLVVGGLVLARISDRTTELVDRIQPARSASFQLQNALLDQETGVRGYALSGDPAFLEPYASGKRDERLRLARVRSAMGDADPYARDLDRIAAASAQWRRDHAEPLIAAVRRDGRENSSSARTAGSKAAFDSLRRLYTVQQSHLDTARDHARDQLNDARVTRDRALIALVACFVLCVIALSLLLHRVVGRPLHSLAEASRRVQSGSFRRRIEVRGPSDVRAVAGAVEDMRGRLVEELDAAREKEELLAQQTEELRRSNSELEQFAYVASHDLQEPLRKVASFCQLLEKRYGTELDARGKQYIDFAVDGAKRMQVLINDLLTFSRVGRVHDSWRSVDLDRSLDRALANLTLVIEESGATVVREDTLPEVNGDGTTLAMIWQNLIGNAVKFRRPDEPCVITVGCVRDDDVWHFTVTDNGIGIAPEFAEKVFVIFQRLHARDEYDGTGIGLALCRKIIEFHGGRIWLDPEPRQGTRIHFSLPVADDGPTADESAPPAEIHGDAA; encoded by the coding sequence ATGGCCAGTGACTCACCGACCGACGCCCCGATGCTGCCGGGACGGCTGGCCCGGCTGTCGGTCCAGAACTGGGTCCATCTGATCCTGGCCTGCTTCGTCGTGGTCGTGTGCGGCTGTCTGGTCGTCGGCGGGCTCGTGCTGGCCCGGATATCCGACCGGACCACCGAACTGGTGGACCGTATCCAGCCCGCCCGCTCCGCCTCGTTCCAGCTGCAGAACGCGCTGCTCGACCAGGAGACCGGGGTCCGCGGCTACGCCCTCAGCGGCGACCCCGCCTTCCTCGAGCCCTATGCCTCGGGCAAGCGCGACGAGCGGCTGCGGCTGGCCCGGGTCCGCTCGGCGATGGGCGACGCCGACCCGTACGCCCGTGATCTGGACCGGATCGCCGCGGCGTCCGCGCAGTGGCGCAGGGACCATGCCGAACCACTGATCGCCGCCGTCCGCCGCGACGGCAGGGAGAACAGCTCTTCCGCCAGGACCGCCGGGAGCAAGGCCGCCTTCGACTCGCTGCGCCGGCTCTACACCGTGCAGCAGTCCCATCTCGACACCGCCCGCGACCACGCCCGCGACCAGCTCAACGACGCACGCGTCACCCGCGACCGGGCGCTGATCGCGCTCGTGGCCTGCTTCGTGCTGTGCGTGATCGCGCTCAGCCTGCTGCTGCACCGGGTGGTGGGACGGCCGCTCCACTCGCTGGCCGAGGCCTCCAGACGCGTACAGTCCGGCTCCTTCCGCCGCCGGATCGAGGTGCGCGGCCCCTCCGACGTACGCGCGGTCGCCGGCGCCGTCGAGGACATGCGGGGCCGCCTGGTCGAGGAGCTCGACGCCGCCAGGGAGAAGGAGGAGCTGCTGGCCCAGCAGACGGAGGAGCTCCGCCGCTCCAACTCGGAGCTGGAGCAGTTCGCGTACGTCGCCTCGCACGACCTCCAGGAGCCGCTGCGGAAGGTCGCGTCCTTCTGCCAGCTCCTGGAGAAGCGCTACGGGACGGAGCTGGACGCACGCGGCAAGCAGTACATCGACTTCGCGGTGGACGGCGCCAAGCGCATGCAGGTGCTCATCAACGACCTGCTGACCTTCTCCCGTGTGGGCCGCGTCCACGACAGCTGGCGCAGCGTCGACCTGGACCGTTCGCTGGACCGGGCGCTGGCCAATCTGACCCTGGTCATCGAGGAGTCCGGGGCCACGGTGGTACGCGAGGACACGCTGCCCGAGGTGAACGGCGACGGCACGACCCTCGCCATGATCTGGCAGAACCTGATCGGGAACGCGGTGAAGTTCCGCCGCCCGGACGAGCCGTGCGTGATCACGGTCGGCTGTGTGCGGGACGACGACGTCTGGCACTTCACCGTGACGGACAACGGGATCGGGATCGCGCCCGAGTTCGCCGAGAAGGTCTTCGTCATCTTCCAGCGTCTGCACGCCCGCGACGAGTACGACGGCACGGGGATCGGGCTCGCCCTCTGCCGCAAGATCATCGAGTTCCACGGCGGCCGGATCTGGCTGGATCCCGAGCCCCGCCAAGGCACCCGCATCCACTTCAGTCTGCCCGTCGCGGACGACGGCCCCACCGCCGACGAATCCGCCCCGCCCGCCGAGATCCACGGAGATGCCGCGTGA
- a CDS encoding PP2C family protein-serine/threonine phosphatase has translation MNVRTEIERAVRAAAPHALVETVRAALAAAYDARSVELLLADYGMTLLKPVGSAPGRERVLSMHNSPQGRAFGSQRPHEEPAGRGGAVDHHFPVTVRGERLGILTVRLPAGASNPRTMDELAQVADLLGHEIVVAERDTDLYQAARRVTRLTLAAEMQWQLLPARAFTASEYAIGAQLEPAYAIHGDNFDWAADGDQLTVSVTNGMGEGIQASLLTNLAVNALRNARRAGIGIEDQAALADQALYDQHRGSAHVSTLLLRFDLATGTVGAVDAGSPQLWRLRGRKVARVELDAQLPLGMFEESRYDVQNVQLSPGDRLLLVSDGVYDSVSPLGEAYVERGLARAVLATRLLPAASVPGAVLRELADYRESETLDDALVVCIDWFGRHDEDG, from the coding sequence TTGAACGTCCGCACCGAAATCGAGAGAGCCGTACGCGCGGCCGCACCACATGCCCTGGTCGAGACGGTGCGCGCGGCACTCGCCGCGGCGTACGACGCCCGGTCCGTGGAGCTGTTGCTGGCGGACTACGGAATGACGCTGCTCAAGCCGGTCGGCTCCGCACCGGGGCGCGAACGCGTCCTGTCGATGCACAACAGCCCGCAGGGCCGGGCGTTCGGCAGCCAGCGCCCGCACGAGGAGCCGGCCGGCCGGGGCGGCGCCGTCGACCACCACTTCCCCGTGACGGTACGCGGCGAGCGCCTCGGCATCCTCACCGTCCGCCTCCCGGCGGGAGCCTCGAACCCGCGGACCATGGACGAGCTGGCCCAGGTGGCCGACCTGCTGGGCCACGAGATCGTCGTCGCCGAGCGGGACACGGACCTGTACCAGGCTGCGCGCCGCGTCACGCGGCTCACGCTGGCCGCCGAGATGCAGTGGCAGCTGCTGCCCGCACGGGCGTTCACCGCGTCGGAGTACGCCATCGGTGCCCAGCTGGAGCCGGCGTACGCCATCCACGGCGACAACTTCGACTGGGCGGCGGACGGCGACCAGCTGACCGTCTCCGTGACCAACGGCATGGGCGAGGGCATCCAGGCCTCCCTGCTCACCAACCTCGCCGTGAACGCGCTCCGCAACGCCCGGCGGGCCGGCATCGGCATCGAGGACCAGGCCGCACTCGCGGACCAGGCGCTCTACGACCAGCACCGGGGCAGCGCCCACGTGTCGACCCTGCTGCTCCGCTTCGACCTCGCCACCGGAACGGTCGGCGCGGTGGACGCCGGCTCCCCGCAGCTGTGGCGGCTGCGCGGCAGGAAGGTCGCCCGCGTCGAGCTGGACGCGCAGCTGCCGCTCGGCATGTTCGAGGAGTCCCGGTACGACGTCCAGAACGTCCAGCTGAGCCCCGGCGACCGGCTGCTGCTCGTCAGCGACGGGGTGTACGACAGCGTCTCGCCGCTCGGTGAGGCCTATGTGGAGCGGGGCCTCGCCAGGGCGGTCCTCGCGACCCGGCTGCTGCCCGCCGCCTCGGTGCCGGGCGCCGTGCTGCGTGAACTCGCGGACTACCGGGAATCGGAAACGCTCGACGACGCGCTGGTCGTCTGCATCGACTGGTTCGGCAGGCACGACGAGGACGGCTGA
- a CDS encoding PP2C family protein-serine/threonine phosphatase — MRTDSHARHPVSAVLPAQTGAKPDGRGSVWDVNAAILLVEDDAGDALLVEEMLADGELDSALTWCKTLTEALTFLRGHRTPVCVLLDLHLPDVHGLSAVTQIVETTPDAAIVVLTGLAEAEAGLDAVATGAQDYLVKGRLDPQALSRAVRYALQRKQVERAASALRATQQMAQENARLERGLLPVPLLNDDGFEAVARYEPGRAHGLLSGDFYDVVQTSDGTVHAVIGDVSGHGAAEAALGVCLRVAWRTAVLCRTDQLEQIALLEEILVAERSDPHVFATVTSLVFPPGGDHVRIVRAGHPGLLLRDGTDIEWVEPEGGIALGLLPGHGQWISTDLPLAPGAGLVLFSDGLFEGRTGPDTRLGEDGLLEMARSRAALPARPFVDALVDGAADAAAPHGGLADDVAVLHLAWNRTPHGQ, encoded by the coding sequence ATGCGTACTGACTCCCACGCGCGGCATCCGGTCAGCGCGGTACTCCCGGCGCAGACCGGAGCGAAGCCGGACGGCCGGGGCTCCGTGTGGGACGTCAACGCCGCCATCCTGCTGGTCGAGGACGACGCGGGCGACGCCCTCCTCGTCGAGGAGATGCTGGCCGACGGCGAGCTGGATTCCGCACTCACCTGGTGCAAGACCCTGACCGAGGCCCTGACCTTTCTGCGCGGGCACAGGACGCCCGTGTGCGTCCTGCTGGACCTGCACCTTCCCGATGTGCACGGGCTGAGTGCCGTCACCCAGATCGTGGAGACCACACCGGACGCCGCGATCGTGGTGCTGACCGGTCTCGCCGAGGCCGAGGCCGGACTCGACGCGGTGGCCACCGGCGCGCAGGACTACCTGGTCAAGGGCCGGCTCGACCCGCAGGCTTTGTCCCGCGCCGTCCGCTACGCGCTCCAGCGCAAGCAGGTCGAGCGAGCGGCGTCGGCTCTGCGGGCCACCCAGCAGATGGCTCAGGAGAACGCCCGCCTGGAGCGCGGACTGCTGCCCGTACCGCTCCTGAACGACGACGGTTTCGAGGCGGTCGCCCGGTACGAGCCCGGCCGCGCCCACGGCCTGCTCAGCGGCGACTTCTACGATGTGGTCCAGACGTCCGACGGCACGGTGCACGCCGTGATCGGCGACGTGTCGGGGCACGGCGCGGCGGAGGCCGCGCTGGGCGTGTGCCTGCGGGTGGCCTGGCGCACGGCGGTGCTGTGCCGCACCGACCAGCTGGAACAGATCGCCCTGCTCGAGGAGATCCTCGTCGCGGAGCGGTCCGACCCGCACGTCTTCGCGACCGTCACCTCACTCGTCTTCCCGCCCGGCGGGGACCACGTCCGGATCGTGCGGGCGGGCCACCCGGGGCTTCTGCTGCGCGACGGAACGGACATCGAGTGGGTGGAGCCCGAGGGCGGCATCGCACTCGGGCTGCTGCCCGGCCACGGCCAGTGGATCTCCACCGACCTGCCGCTGGCGCCCGGCGCCGGTCTCGTACTCTTCAGCGACGGCCTGTTCGAGGGACGCACCGGACCGGACACCCGGCTGGGCGAGGACGGACTGCTCGAGATGGCCCGGAGCCGGGCCGCACTGCCCGCCCGCCCGTTCGTCGACGCCCTCGTCGACGGCGCCGCCGACGCGGCGGCCCCCCATGGCGGCCTCGCCGACGACGTGGCCGTGCTGCACCTCGCCTGGAACAGGACACCTCATGGCCAGTGA
- a CDS encoding MarR family transcriptional regulator: protein MRHRTDPPQGLERVSEDVCAASELLEVLWGRGQEAAPPGTVSPSQLRALLVIEKQEGSNLRSLGEALGSRAPSVSRLCDRMEAMGLVQRDPSPTSRREVELRLTGRGRALLEEYRAIRTRELSAVLERMQPADVAALAGGLAAFRSAAAQRLTAGRLRDDIADSA, encoded by the coding sequence ATGCGCCACCGTACCGATCCTCCTCAGGGCCTTGAGCGGGTCTCCGAGGACGTGTGTGCCGCATCGGAACTGCTGGAGGTGCTGTGGGGCCGGGGCCAGGAGGCCGCTCCTCCGGGGACGGTCTCGCCCTCGCAGCTGCGGGCCCTGCTCGTCATCGAGAAGCAGGAGGGCAGCAACCTCCGCTCGCTCGGTGAGGCGCTCGGCTCGCGGGCTCCGTCGGTGAGCCGGCTCTGCGACCGGATGGAGGCCATGGGCCTCGTCCAGCGCGACCCGAGCCCGACGAGCCGCCGTGAGGTCGAGCTGCGGCTGACCGGGCGGGGCCGCGCCCTGCTGGAGGAGTACCGGGCGATCCGTACGCGTGAGCTCTCCGCCGTACTGGAGCGGATGCAGCCCGCCGACGTGGCGGCGCTCGCCGGAGGGCTGGCCGCCTTCCGCTCGGCTGCGGCGCAACGGCTCACCGCCGGCCGGCTCCGGGACGACATCGCGGACAGCGCCTAG
- a CDS encoding response regulator, with product MTHPAQPIEVLLVEDDPGDELMTREAFEDNKIRNTLHVVRDGQEALDFLYRRGEYSEAPRPDLILLDLNLPKYDGRQVLEQIKQDPELSLIPVVVLTTSSAEEDILRSYKLHANAYVTKPVDLDQFIAAVRQIDEFFVTVVRLPGRA from the coding sequence GTGACCCATCCCGCACAGCCCATCGAGGTCCTGCTCGTCGAGGACGACCCCGGTGACGAGCTGATGACGCGTGAGGCGTTCGAGGACAACAAGATCCGCAACACCCTCCACGTGGTCCGCGACGGCCAGGAGGCGCTGGATTTCCTCTACCGCAGAGGCGAGTACAGCGAAGCTCCGCGCCCGGACCTGATCCTGCTCGACCTGAACCTGCCCAAGTACGACGGGCGCCAGGTGCTGGAGCAGATCAAGCAGGACCCGGAGCTCTCCCTCATTCCGGTGGTCGTGCTGACCACGTCCTCCGCCGAGGAGGACATCCTGCGCAGCTACAAACTGCACGCCAACGCCTACGTCACCAAGCCGGTCGACCTCGATCAGTTCATCGCGGCGGTCCGTCAGATCGACGAGTTCTTCGTGACCGTGGTCCGGCTCCCCGGACGTGCGTAA